A section of the Marmota flaviventris isolate mMarFla1 chromosome 19, mMarFla1.hap1, whole genome shotgun sequence genome encodes:
- the Orai2 gene encoding protein orai-2 isoform X1, whose amino-acid sequence MSAELNVPVDPSTPACPEPGHKGMDYRDWVRRSYLELVTSNHHSVQALSWRKLYLSRAKLKASSRTSALLSGFAMEAMARSSPAHLAPPPTVPQQVAMVEVQLETQYQYPRPLLIAFSACTTVLVAVHLFALLISTCILPNVEAVSNIHNLNSISESPHERMHPYIELAWGFSTVLGILLFLAEVVLLCWIKFLPVDARRQPGPAPGSGGHTGWQAALVSTIIMVPVGLIFVVFTIHFYRSLVRHKTERHNREIEELHKLKVQLDGHERSLQVV is encoded by the exons ATGAGTGCCGAGCTCAACGTCCCCGTGGACCCCTCCACCCCGGCCTGCCCTGAGCCCGGCCACAAGGGCATGGATTACCGCGACTGGGTCCGCCGAAGCTACCTGGAACTGGTCACCTCCAACCACCACTCAGTGCAGGCCCTGTCCTGGAGGAAGCTCTACCTGAGCAGGGCCAAGCTGAAGGCCTCCAGCAGGACCTCGGCCCTCCTCTCGGGCTTCGCCATG GAAGCCATGGCGAGGAGCAGCCCTGCCCACCTGGCCCCACCCCCCACTGTGCCTCAACAGGTGGCCATGGTGGAGGTGCAGCTGGAGACGCAGTACCAGTACCCACGGCCGCTGCTCATCGCCTTCAGCGCCTGCACCACGGTGCTGGTGGCCGTGCACCTGTTCGCCCTGCTCATCAGCACCTGCATCCTGCCCAACGTGGAGGCCGTGAGCAACATCCACAACCTCAACTCCATCAGCGAATCGCCGCACGAGCGCATGCACCCCTACATCGAGCTGGCCTGGGGCTTCTCCACCGTGCTGGGCATCCTGCTCTTCCTGGCTGAGGTGGTGTTGCTCTGCTGGATCAAGTTCCTTCCCGTGGATGCCAGGCGCCAGCCTGGCCCCGCGCCAGGCTCCGGGGGCCACACAGGCTGGCAGGCTGCGCTGGTGTCCACCATCATCATGGTGCCCGTGGGCCTCATCTTCGTGGTCTTCACCATCCACTTCTACCGCTCACTGGTGCGCCACAAGACAGAGCGCCACAACCGGGAGATCGAGGAGCTTCACAAGCTCAAGGTGCAGCTGGACGGGCACGAGCGCAGCCTGCAGGTGGTGTGA
- the Alkbh4 gene encoding alpha-ketoglutarate-dependent dioxygenase alkB homolog 4, translated as MAAAEAPEVLQQCGCKGIRTCLICEGQRCGDPPWQLSPQKTHHFLYCSDSGWAVGAEDSDFEGWAFPFPGVTLIEDFVTREEEAEMVRLMDRDPWKLSQSGRRKQDYGPRVNFRKQKLKMAGFCGLPSFSREVVQRMGLYPGLEGFQPVEQCNLDYCPERGSAIDPHLDDAWLWGERLVSLNLLSPTVVSMHREAPGSLLLCAAPSAEALGDSVIAPSRSVPCQEVEVAIPVPCRSLLVLAGAARHQWTHAIHRRHIEARRVCATFRELSAEFSPGGAQQDLGRELLQMALSFQGRPV; from the exons ATGGCGGCTGCAGAGGCCCCTGAGGTCCTGCAGCAGTGCGGCTGCAAGGGCATCCGGACCTGTCTGATCTGCGAGGGGCAGCGCTGCGGTGACCCGCCTTGGCAGCTGTCCCCGCAG AAAACACACCATTTCCTTTACTGCTCGGACTCTGGCTGGGCCGTGGGGGCTGAGGACTCTGACTTTGAGGGCTGGGCCTTCCCATTTCCAGGGGTGACCCTGATCGAGGACTTCGTGACCAGGGAGGAAGAAGCCGAGATGGTGCGTCTGATGGATCGTGACCCCTGGAAGCTTTCTCAGTCGGGGCGGAGGAAGCAG GACTATGGCCCCAGAGTCAACTTTCGGAAACAGAAGCTGAAGATGGCGGGCTTCTGCGGCCTCCCGAGCTTCAGCCGTGAGGTAGTGCAGAGGATGGGGCTGTACCCCGGGCTGGAGGGCTTCCAGCCCGTCGAGCAGTGCAACCTGGACTACTGCCCCGAGCGGGGCTCCGCCATCGACCCCCACCTGGACGACGCCTGGCTGTGGGGGGAGCGGCTGGTGAGCCTCAACCTCCTGTCCCCCACCGTGGTGTCCATGCACCGGGAGGCGCCTGGCAGCCTGCTACTCTGCGCAGCCCCCTCTGCCGAGGCCCTCGGGGACAGCGTGATCGCCCCCAGCAGGTCCGTCCCATGCCAGGAGGTGGAGGTGGCCATCCCCGTACCCTGCCGGTCCCTGCTGGTGCTCGCTGGGGCCGCACGCCACCAGTGGACACATGCCATCCACCGCAGGCACATTGAGGCCCGCCGCGTCTGCGCCACCTTCAGGGAGCTGTCAGCCGAGTTCAGCCCTGGGGGCGCGCAGCAGGACCTGGGCCGAGAGCTCCTGCAAATGGCACTCTCCTTCCAAGGCAGGCCTGTGTGA
- the Orai2 gene encoding protein orai-2 isoform X3 — MVEVQLETQYQYPRPLLIAFSACTTVLVAVHLFALLISTCILPNVEAVSNIHNLNSISESPHERMHPYIELAWGFSTVLGILLFLAEVVLLCWIKFLPVDARRQPGPAPGSGGHTGWQAALVSTIIMVPVGLIFVVFTIHFYRSLVRHKTERHNREIEELHKLKVQLDGHERSLQVV, encoded by the coding sequence ATGGTGGAGGTGCAGCTGGAGACGCAGTACCAGTACCCACGGCCGCTGCTCATCGCCTTCAGCGCCTGCACCACGGTGCTGGTGGCCGTGCACCTGTTCGCCCTGCTCATCAGCACCTGCATCCTGCCCAACGTGGAGGCCGTGAGCAACATCCACAACCTCAACTCCATCAGCGAATCGCCGCACGAGCGCATGCACCCCTACATCGAGCTGGCCTGGGGCTTCTCCACCGTGCTGGGCATCCTGCTCTTCCTGGCTGAGGTGGTGTTGCTCTGCTGGATCAAGTTCCTTCCCGTGGATGCCAGGCGCCAGCCTGGCCCCGCGCCAGGCTCCGGGGGCCACACAGGCTGGCAGGCTGCGCTGGTGTCCACCATCATCATGGTGCCCGTGGGCCTCATCTTCGTGGTCTTCACCATCCACTTCTACCGCTCACTGGTGCGCCACAAGACAGAGCGCCACAACCGGGAGATCGAGGAGCTTCACAAGCTCAAGGTGCAGCTGGACGGGCACGAGCGCAGCCTGCAGGTGGTGTGA
- the Orai2 gene encoding protein orai-2 isoform X2 — protein sequence MSAELNVPVDPSTPACPEPGHKGMDYRDWVRRSYLELVTSNHHSVQALSWRKLYLSRAKLKASSRTSALLSGFAMVAMVEVQLETQYQYPRPLLIAFSACTTVLVAVHLFALLISTCILPNVEAVSNIHNLNSISESPHERMHPYIELAWGFSTVLGILLFLAEVVLLCWIKFLPVDARRQPGPAPGSGGHTGWQAALVSTIIMVPVGLIFVVFTIHFYRSLVRHKTERHNREIEELHKLKVQLDGHERSLQVV from the exons ATGAGTGCCGAGCTCAACGTCCCCGTGGACCCCTCCACCCCGGCCTGCCCTGAGCCCGGCCACAAGGGCATGGATTACCGCGACTGGGTCCGCCGAAGCTACCTGGAACTGGTCACCTCCAACCACCACTCAGTGCAGGCCCTGTCCTGGAGGAAGCTCTACCTGAGCAGGGCCAAGCTGAAGGCCTCCAGCAGGACCTCGGCCCTCCTCTCGGGCTTCGCCATG GTGGCCATGGTGGAGGTGCAGCTGGAGACGCAGTACCAGTACCCACGGCCGCTGCTCATCGCCTTCAGCGCCTGCACCACGGTGCTGGTGGCCGTGCACCTGTTCGCCCTGCTCATCAGCACCTGCATCCTGCCCAACGTGGAGGCCGTGAGCAACATCCACAACCTCAACTCCATCAGCGAATCGCCGCACGAGCGCATGCACCCCTACATCGAGCTGGCCTGGGGCTTCTCCACCGTGCTGGGCATCCTGCTCTTCCTGGCTGAGGTGGTGTTGCTCTGCTGGATCAAGTTCCTTCCCGTGGATGCCAGGCGCCAGCCTGGCCCCGCGCCAGGCTCCGGGGGCCACACAGGCTGGCAGGCTGCGCTGGTGTCCACCATCATCATGGTGCCCGTGGGCCTCATCTTCGTGGTCTTCACCATCCACTTCTACCGCTCACTGGTGCGCCACAAGACAGAGCGCCACAACCGGGAGATCGAGGAGCTTCACAAGCTCAAGGTGCAGCTGGACGGGCACGAGCGCAGCCTGCAGGTGGTGTGA